A section of the Ornithinimicrobium sufpigmenti genome encodes:
- a CDS encoding YtoQ family protein, with protein sequence MTYHVYLSGEIHTDWREEIQRGAEAAGLDVVFTAPVTDHPASDAAGDHLGETHSQFWRDHQSAKVNAIRTRTLIEQSDLVVVRFGDQYKQWNAAFDAGYCAALGKPYVTLHDADIVHALKEVDAAAQAWCTTTDQVVETLRYVLKA encoded by the coding sequence ATGACTTACCACGTCTATCTTTCGGGCGAAATTCACACCGACTGGCGCGAGGAGATCCAGCGCGGGGCCGAGGCCGCCGGGCTCGACGTGGTCTTCACCGCGCCGGTGACCGACCACCCCGCGAGCGACGCCGCCGGCGACCACCTGGGCGAGACCCACAGCCAGTTCTGGCGGGACCACCAGTCCGCCAAGGTCAACGCCATCCGCACCCGCACCCTGATCGAGCAGAGCGACCTCGTCGTGGTCCGCTTCGGGGACCAGTACAAGCAGTGGAACGCCGCCTTCGATGCCGGCTACTGCGCCGCCCTGGGCAAGCCGTACGTGACCCTCCACGACGCCGACATCGTCCATGCGCTCAAGGAGGTCGACGCCGCTGCCCAGGCTTGGTGCACGACCACCGACCAGGTGGTGGAAACCCTGCGCTACGTGCTCAAGGCCTGA
- a CDS encoding deoxyguanosinetriphosphate triphosphohydrolase, translating to MSSPSPVSLKVEGYAVADRERWVAEDPAQKRSDRHDFARDRARVLHSAALRRLAATTQVVAPTSDDFVRNRLTHSLEVAQIGREFGAALGCDADVVDTACLAHDIGHPPFGHNGEAVLDELSGDIGGFEGNAQTLRVLTRLEAKRVHADGRPAGLNLTRASLDAATKYPWARGDGPQGPLGQGAKTASGKFGVYRDDLEVFRWVRAHAPAEEPHRPCLEAQVMDWSDDVAYCVHDVEDAIASGRVAPEALRDRDVQHQVARLAHDWYAPDLAVGELTGALGSVLDSGVVPLRHTGTRADLAALKDMTSRLIGHFVHTVELATRERYGPGVLTRYAADLVVPDRVRAQAAMLKAVAAHFVMLSEERRAVMDNEREVVNELVRRYLADPRLLDPVHREAWDAAERAGDDTAARRAVIDQVASLSDVRALAIFARTTPGTA from the coding sequence GTGAGCAGCCCGTCGCCCGTCAGCCTCAAGGTGGAGGGGTATGCCGTGGCCGACCGGGAGCGCTGGGTCGCCGAGGACCCGGCGCAGAAGCGCTCCGACCGTCATGACTTCGCGCGGGACCGGGCGCGGGTGCTGCACAGCGCGGCGCTGCGACGGCTGGCGGCGACGACGCAGGTGGTGGCGCCGACCAGCGACGACTTCGTCCGCAACCGGCTGACCCACTCGCTCGAGGTCGCCCAGATCGGACGCGAGTTCGGCGCGGCCCTGGGCTGCGACGCGGACGTCGTGGACACCGCCTGCCTGGCCCACGACATCGGGCACCCGCCGTTCGGGCACAACGGGGAGGCCGTGCTGGACGAGCTGAGCGGCGACATCGGGGGTTTCGAGGGCAACGCGCAGACGCTGCGCGTGCTGACCCGGCTCGAGGCCAAGCGGGTGCATGCCGACGGCCGACCTGCCGGGCTGAACCTGACCCGCGCCAGCCTCGACGCAGCGACCAAGTACCCCTGGGCGCGCGGGGACGGACCTCAGGGACCGCTGGGACAAGGGGCGAAGACGGCGTCGGGCAAGTTCGGCGTCTACCGCGACGACCTCGAGGTCTTCCGCTGGGTGCGGGCGCACGCCCCGGCCGAGGAGCCGCACCGGCCCTGCCTGGAGGCGCAGGTGATGGACTGGTCCGATGACGTCGCCTACTGCGTCCACGACGTCGAGGACGCGATCGCCTCGGGGCGCGTGGCTCCCGAGGCTCTGCGGGACAGGGACGTCCAGCACCAGGTCGCCCGCCTCGCCCACGACTGGTACGCCCCCGACCTCGCGGTCGGCGAGCTCACGGGTGCGCTCGGGTCGGTCTTGGACAGCGGTGTGGTCCCGCTGCGGCACACCGGCACCCGCGCGGACCTGGCGGCCCTGAAGGACATGACGAGCCGGCTGATCGGGCACTTCGTGCACACCGTCGAGCTGGCGACCCGCGAGCGGTACGGCCCCGGGGTGCTCACCCGCTATGCCGCCGACCTGGTCGTCCCCGACCGGGTCCGGGCCCAGGCGGCGATGCTCAAGGCGGTGGCTGCGCACTTCGTCATGCTGAGCGAGGAGCGGCGTGCGGTGATGGACAACGAGCGCGAGGTCGTCAACGAGCTCGTCCGGCGCTACCTCGCCGATCCCCGGCTGCTGGACCCCGTCCACCGGGAGGCCTGGGACGCGGCGGAGCGCGCGGGCGACGACACCGCCGCCCGCCGCGCGGTCATCGACCAGGTCGCCTCCCTCTCCGACGTCCGTGCCCTTGCGATCTTCGCCCGCACCACCCCCGGCACCGCCTGA
- a CDS encoding SigE family RNA polymerase sigma factor, whose protein sequence is MTTDPAYTQFVQDRQGRLRRAAYLMCGDADQAEDLLQEALIALAEKWEKVEHPDAFVRKVIYRQRVSSWRRTRHETVVETLPDAGVGDGAEGRARDAEVHDVLRSLPPRQRAALVLRYFEDLTEAQAAEVMGIAVGTVKSLSHQAIARMREELAARAAEQQWEGQR, encoded by the coding sequence GTGACGACCGACCCCGCCTACACGCAGTTCGTGCAGGACCGGCAGGGACGGTTGAGGCGTGCGGCATACCTGATGTGCGGAGACGCGGACCAGGCAGAGGACCTGCTGCAGGAGGCGCTCATCGCGCTGGCCGAGAAGTGGGAGAAGGTCGAGCACCCCGACGCCTTCGTGCGCAAGGTGATCTATCGGCAGCGGGTCTCGTCGTGGCGCAGGACCCGGCACGAGACGGTCGTCGAGACGTTGCCGGACGCCGGCGTGGGTGACGGCGCGGAGGGTAGGGCGAGGGATGCTGAGGTCCATGACGTGCTGCGCTCCCTGCCGCCCCGGCAGCGTGCCGCGCTGGTGCTGCGCTACTTCGAGGACCTCACCGAGGCTCAGGCCGCCGAGGTGATGGGGATCGCGGTCGGCACCGTCAAGAGTCTGTCCCACCAGGCCATCGCCCGGATGCGGGAGGAGCTCGCAGCCCGCGCTGCGGAGCAGCAGTGGGAGGGGCAGCGATGA
- a CDS encoding DUF2277 domain-containing protein, with protein MCRNIRPLNNFAPPATPEEVQAAALQYVRKVGGATKPARANEEAYARAVAAISAATQELLDSLVTTAPPKDRQVEADKARERARARYA; from the coding sequence ATGTGCCGCAACATCCGCCCGCTCAACAACTTCGCGCCTCCCGCGACCCCGGAGGAGGTCCAGGCCGCGGCCCTGCAGTACGTCCGCAAGGTCGGGGGCGCCACCAAGCCGGCACGGGCCAACGAGGAGGCCTACGCCAGGGCAGTCGCGGCGATCTCCGCAGCGACCCAGGAGCTGCTGGACTCGCTGGTGACGACCGCCCCGCCGAAGGACCGGCAGGTCGAGGCGGACAAGGCGCGTGAGCGGGCCCGCGCCCGGTACGCCTGA
- a CDS encoding NAD(P)H-dependent flavin oxidoreductase yields MTSLLTTQDLPIVGAPMAGGISTPLLAAAVSDAGGLGMLAAGYRTPEQLAADLVHTRDLTQRPFGVNLFVPRAADRSRHEAAVRAFRDRLLPEAEALGVEPGHPSWGDTDHWTDKMLLVETLRPTVVSCTFGVPPAHVVGRWRTAGIEVHLTVTSLAEARDALAVQPDALVVQGSEAGGHRATHDPEAEPDVIDHLGLLEVLAPEVEVPLVAAGGITTAGDVRRALDAGATAVQVGTALLLATEAGTSQTYRAALRDPSLTERVTTRAFTGRVAGAVRNDFVDRHEGHAPPVFPVVDQLTKPLRRAAADAGDVHGIHIWAGSGWRAAQERPAGEIVAELAR; encoded by the coding sequence ATGACCAGCCTGCTGACGACGCAAGACCTGCCGATCGTGGGCGCTCCCATGGCCGGGGGGATCAGCACGCCGCTGCTCGCCGCGGCCGTCAGCGACGCCGGCGGCCTGGGGATGCTCGCGGCGGGCTACCGCACGCCCGAGCAGCTGGCCGCCGACCTCGTCCACACCCGCGACCTCACCCAGCGTCCCTTCGGCGTCAACCTCTTCGTCCCGCGCGCTGCCGACCGCAGCCGGCACGAGGCCGCCGTCCGCGCCTTCCGTGACCGCCTGCTGCCGGAGGCGGAGGCGCTGGGGGTCGAGCCCGGGCACCCGTCCTGGGGCGACACCGACCACTGGACGGACAAGATGCTCCTGGTCGAGACGCTGCGGCCAACGGTGGTGTCCTGCACCTTCGGCGTGCCTCCCGCGCACGTGGTGGGCCGGTGGCGTACGGCCGGGATCGAGGTGCACCTCACGGTGACCTCGCTGGCCGAGGCCCGGGACGCGCTCGCCGTCCAGCCGGACGCCCTCGTCGTCCAGGGGAGCGAGGCGGGCGGCCACCGGGCCACCCACGACCCCGAGGCCGAGCCGGACGTCATCGACCACCTGGGTCTGCTCGAGGTCCTGGCGCCCGAGGTGGAGGTGCCGCTCGTCGCGGCCGGCGGCATCACCACCGCGGGCGACGTCCGCCGGGCCCTGGACGCCGGAGCCACCGCCGTCCAGGTCGGCACGGCGCTGCTCCTGGCCACCGAGGCGGGCACCTCGCAGACCTACCGCGCGGCCCTGCGCGACCCCTCGCTCACCGAACGCGTCACCACGCGGGCGTTCACCGGTCGGGTCGCCGGTGCGGTGCGCAACGACTTCGTCGACCGGCACGAGGGCCACGCACCCCCGGTCTTCCCCGTCGTCGACCAGCTGACCAAGCCGCTGCGGCGGGCGGCTGCGGACGCCGGGGACGTGCACGGGATCCACATCTGGGCGGGGTCCGGGTGGCGCGCCGCCCAGGAGCGCCCCGCCGGCGAAATCGTGGCCGAGCTCGCCCGGTGA
- the ligD gene encoding non-homologous end-joining DNA ligase, with product MAKASSSAIELEVGGRTVRISNPDRVYFPDSGLTKLDLAQYYLQVGDGIVTALRERPCMLHRFPDGTTGERVHQKRLPHGAPDWMETVRVTFPRYNRTADELCVTELAQVIWCVQMSTVEFHPWNSRRGHVEQPDEWRIDLDPGEECDLATVRRVCGVAREVLDELGAVGWPKTTGSHGIHVYVRIPPEHGFHDVRRAALAFAREVERRTEEATTVWWRKDRDPRKVFVDFNQNARDHTIAAAYSIRATPEATVSAPLRWEEVPDCDPRDFTVRTMPARYAELGDLHARIDDAVFDLAPLLEWAARDEAEGAEVPGEPDGD from the coding sequence ATGGCCAAGGCGAGCAGCTCCGCGATCGAGCTCGAGGTGGGCGGGCGGACCGTGCGGATCTCCAACCCCGACCGCGTCTACTTCCCCGACAGCGGCCTGACCAAGCTGGACCTGGCGCAGTACTACCTGCAGGTCGGCGACGGGATCGTCACCGCGTTGCGCGAGCGGCCGTGCATGCTCCACCGCTTCCCGGACGGCACGACCGGCGAGCGCGTGCACCAGAAGCGGCTGCCGCACGGCGCACCTGACTGGATGGAGACGGTGCGGGTCACCTTCCCGCGCTACAACCGGACCGCCGACGAGCTGTGCGTCACCGAGCTGGCCCAGGTGATCTGGTGCGTGCAGATGTCGACCGTGGAGTTCCACCCCTGGAACAGCCGCCGCGGGCACGTCGAGCAGCCGGACGAGTGGCGGATCGACCTCGACCCCGGTGAGGAGTGCGACTTGGCCACCGTCCGACGGGTATGCGGCGTCGCCCGGGAGGTGCTGGACGAGCTGGGGGCGGTTGGTTGGCCGAAGACGACCGGCTCCCACGGCATCCACGTCTACGTGCGGATTCCGCCCGAGCACGGCTTCCACGACGTGCGCCGGGCGGCGCTGGCCTTCGCCCGGGAGGTGGAGCGGCGCACCGAGGAGGCGACGACGGTGTGGTGGCGCAAGGACCGCGACCCGCGCAAGGTGTTCGTGGACTTCAACCAGAACGCCCGGGACCACACGATCGCCGCGGCCTACTCCATCCGAGCCACGCCGGAGGCGACCGTCTCAGCGCCGTTGCGGTGGGAGGAGGTCCCCGACTGCGACCCGCGCGACTTCACCGTCCGCACTATGCCGGCCCGGTATGCCGAGCTCGGCGACCTGCACGCAAGGATCGACGACGCCGTCTTCGACCTGGCCCCGCTGCTGGAGTGGGCCGCGCGGGACGAGGCGGAGGGCGCCGAGGTCCCCGGGGAGCCGGACGGGGACTGA
- a CDS encoding endonuclease/exonuclease/phosphatase family protein yields MAEDELHVLKTPTGHPRLRVLTMNVYGPANPGWDRRHRLVARMLRELAPDVVALQEVPTGRGISTLLGDRYRTTDFSRSSEEGTGGTLATRWPHRLVTEIDQRVTERSGDVLPWTATTVVELDTPLGPVVVAHHKPSWPFTYELEREQQAVQAARTLEEHLGDREVHAVILGDFDATPDSASMLFLRGRRAVDGLSVCYQDAWESVHPDDPGYTFEVSNPLVRAGEVSTGVSRKIDHVLVRSGLHGPTLRVADCQRVLDRPDEHGVWASDHYGVMADLVLPHP; encoded by the coding sequence ATGGCCGAGGATGAGCTTCACGTGCTCAAGACGCCAACGGGCCATCCGCGGCTGAGGGTGCTGACGATGAACGTCTACGGTCCTGCCAATCCCGGCTGGGACAGACGACACCGGCTCGTGGCGCGCATGTTGCGTGAGCTCGCCCCAGACGTGGTGGCGCTCCAGGAGGTGCCTACCGGCAGGGGGATCTCCACGCTCCTCGGGGACAGGTACCGCACCACCGACTTCTCCAGGTCGTCGGAGGAAGGGACCGGTGGCACGCTGGCAACTCGCTGGCCCCACCGGCTCGTCACGGAGATCGACCAGCGTGTCACGGAGCGCTCCGGGGATGTCCTGCCCTGGACCGCGACCACCGTCGTGGAGCTCGACACCCCGTTGGGTCCCGTGGTGGTCGCCCATCACAAGCCCAGCTGGCCGTTCACCTACGAGCTGGAGCGCGAGCAGCAGGCGGTGCAGGCCGCACGGACTCTGGAGGAGCACCTCGGCGACCGGGAGGTGCATGCCGTCATCCTGGGAGACTTCGACGCGACGCCGGACTCCGCCAGCATGCTGTTCCTCCGCGGCCGCAGAGCTGTGGACGGTCTGAGCGTCTGCTACCAGGACGCCTGGGAGTCCGTGCACCCTGATGACCCTGGCTACACGTTCGAAGTGTCCAACCCGCTCGTGCGCGCCGGAGAGGTCTCCACCGGTGTCAGTCGCAAGATCGACCACGTGCTCGTGCGCAGCGGCCTGCACGGCCCCACGTTGCGCGTGGCCGACTGCCAGCGGGTGCTCGATCGACCGGATGAGCACGGCGTGTGGGCCAGCGACCACTATGGCGTGATGGCCGACCTCGTTCTCCCGCATCCCTGA
- a CDS encoding MOSC domain-containing protein, with translation MRIIELWTFPVKSLGGQSRDEVVVEPWGLAGDRRWAMVDAAGEPVTARELPALLGLRAEQLDEDTLRIRDRDGGSVLVDTPLGIGPVPVGHSRQGVANPADEDVSRWISERVGRSLRLVWQEDPRVRRVSGAHGGQEGDVLSLADAGPLLLTSHASLTRLQGWVDEGDQPQPLDMLRFRPNVVIDGEQPFAEDGWGTVRLGEVTFRTAEVCDRCVLTTYDPQTLARGAEPIATLARHRRWDGKTWFGTRLVPQDEGVLRVGDPVVAGDVRP, from the coding sequence GTGCGGATCATCGAGCTGTGGACCTTCCCGGTCAAGTCGTTGGGCGGGCAGTCCCGGGACGAGGTCGTCGTGGAGCCGTGGGGTCTGGCCGGCGACCGGCGCTGGGCGATGGTCGACGCCGCCGGGGAGCCGGTCACGGCCCGAGAGCTGCCCGCGCTGCTGGGACTGCGGGCCGAGCAGCTCGATGAGGACACCCTCCGGATCCGTGACCGCGACGGTGGGAGCGTCCTCGTGGACACCCCGCTCGGGATTGGGCCGGTGCCGGTGGGGCACAGCCGACAGGGCGTCGCCAACCCGGCCGACGAGGACGTGAGCCGGTGGATCAGCGAGCGGGTCGGTCGGTCGCTGCGGCTGGTCTGGCAGGAGGATCCGCGCGTGCGGCGGGTGTCTGGTGCGCACGGTGGACAGGAAGGGGACGTGCTGTCCCTCGCGGACGCGGGGCCGCTGCTGCTCACGTCGCACGCGTCCCTCACCCGTCTGCAGGGTTGGGTTGACGAGGGTGACCAGCCCCAGCCCCTGGACATGCTGCGCTTCCGGCCCAACGTCGTCATCGACGGGGAGCAGCCGTTCGCGGAGGATGGCTGGGGGACGGTCCGCCTGGGTGAGGTGACGTTCCGCACCGCGGAGGTCTGCGACCGCTGCGTGCTGACCACCTACGACCCGCAGACCCTCGCCCGGGGCGCCGAGCCGATCGCCACGCTGGCACGGCACCGCAGGTGGGACGGCAAGACCTGGTTCGGCACCCGGCTGGTGCCCCAGGATGAGGGGGTCCTGCGCGTGGGGGACCCTGTCGTCGCCGGTGACGTGCGGCCCTAA
- a CDS encoding AMIN-like domain-containing (lipo)protein — MSEGYGADGRGDGGTALDVRALLEDASWPGERESLDPHEQWSSGRRRRSRKRAGAGVLGGVALVAVAGLVWQTGVFGGEVGPVEPHVANLPSGLTTFVLAAPEAGERDVRDARADMDTDAQVQVADPAELAGTSWELTDQVWGSDRRASEVIGSGAETVFSFGGAAGRGWGFVADDCGGGWFQQDLELRADGSFAGSDLATRDQDCPPPAQTAEDFWLEVLADGGTLHQLDHDWLLLSVDVTAADAEQAPPTSIETEAPSMTTDATGEAAPDPVGSPTAVPTSPAVGPTPPAVASPTVAPTTPGTPSSPTAQDAPTTPTTTTAPADPTAAPTTPGTAPASPAPTSQHPTSPVTPPDGSSPPGGGPPFMDPDEQWVGEPWPASGGGVYAPSVRAGVHDGFDRIVLDLAAQPGAAGPGWYAVYTPNPLRDGSGAPMGIAGDSVLEIVLNSMAYPEPGDPVYDGGDFGLDTHRLDAVQEVIRTTPWEGQLQLFIGMQGEPRPYRVFLLHDPLRLVVDVQTS; from the coding sequence ATGAGCGAGGGGTATGGCGCGGACGGTCGGGGTGACGGGGGCACGGCTCTCGACGTCCGGGCCCTGCTGGAGGACGCCTCGTGGCCCGGGGAGCGGGAGAGCCTGGACCCGCACGAGCAGTGGAGCAGCGGTCGTCGCCGGCGCTCTCGCAAGCGGGCCGGTGCGGGCGTGCTCGGCGGCGTCGCGCTGGTCGCCGTGGCCGGGCTGGTGTGGCAGACGGGCGTGTTCGGGGGAGAGGTGGGTCCGGTCGAGCCCCACGTCGCGAACCTGCCCTCGGGGCTGACCACCTTCGTCCTGGCCGCGCCCGAGGCGGGGGAGCGGGACGTCAGGGACGCCAGGGCCGACATGGACACGGATGCGCAGGTCCAGGTGGCCGACCCCGCGGAGCTCGCCGGCACCTCGTGGGAGCTGACCGACCAGGTCTGGGGCAGCGACCGGCGCGCTTCCGAGGTCATCGGCTCCGGCGCCGAGACGGTCTTCTCCTTCGGCGGCGCGGCCGGCCGCGGCTGGGGCTTCGTCGCCGACGACTGCGGGGGCGGGTGGTTCCAGCAGGACCTGGAGCTGCGCGCGGACGGGTCCTTCGCCGGCAGCGATCTGGCCACCAGGGATCAGGACTGCCCCCCGCCGGCACAGACGGCCGAGGACTTCTGGCTCGAGGTGCTCGCCGATGGCGGGACCCTGCACCAGCTCGACCACGACTGGCTGCTGCTCTCGGTCGACGTCACCGCGGCCGACGCCGAGCAGGCACCGCCCACCAGCATCGAGACCGAGGCCCCCAGCATGACGACGGACGCGACTGGAGAGGCAGCTCCGGACCCGGTCGGGTCGCCGACGGCCGTGCCCACGTCGCCGGCGGTCGGGCCTACGCCGCCGGCAGTCGCCTCACCCACGGTGGCGCCGACCACGCCCGGGACGCCCTCCAGCCCGACCGCGCAGGACGCTCCGACCACGCCGACCACCACGACCGCACCCGCGGATCCGACGGCGGCACCGACGACGCCGGGTACCGCCCCCGCTTCGCCCGCTCCGACCTCGCAGCACCCGACCTCGCCCGTCACGCCGCCTGACGGCTCCTCGCCGCCGGGCGGTGGCCCGCCGTTCATGGACCCCGACGAGCAGTGGGTCGGCGAGCCGTGGCCCGCTTCCGGTGGCGGTGTCTACGCCCCGAGCGTCCGTGCAGGCGTGCACGACGGCTTCGACCGGATCGTCCTCGATCTCGCCGCGCAGCCGGGGGCGGCGGGGCCGGGCTGGTACGCCGTCTACACCCCCAACCCTCTCCGCGACGGGTCGGGTGCGCCGATGGGGATCGCCGGGGACTCCGTCCTGGAGATCGTCCTCAACAGCATGGCCTACCCCGAGCCGGGAGACCCGGTCTACGACGGAGGCGACTTCGGGCTCGACACGCACCGGCTCGACGCGGTCCAGGAGGTCATCCGCACCACGCCCTGGGAGGGCCAGCTCCAGCTCTTCATCGGCATGCAGGGTGAGCCCCGGCCCTACCGAGTCTTCCTGCTCCACGACCCGTTGCGGCTCGTGGTGGACGTGCAGACCTCCTGA
- a CDS encoding alpha/beta fold hydrolase: MTFVDVGDGVALRLRQGGEGPAVILLHGHPRTHTTWHRVAPLLAQDFTVVCPDLRGYGQSSKPPPDSAHHAYSDRTMARDIVRLMEELGHERFALVGHDRGSYVAYRAALDHPEHVTHLAVLDGVPIVEALERADAAFAQSWWHWFFFASPHAHRVITADPLAWYQPDRDRMGQENYDDMVAAVSDPDTVLAMLEDYRASLHVDRAVDEADRASGRRIRCPTLVAWSAHDDLEDLYGDPTLIWARWCSGPLSGAVIGSGHHMAEEAPGQLATTLTDFLHA, from the coding sequence ATGACGTTTGTCGACGTCGGCGACGGTGTCGCGCTTCGTCTTCGACAGGGCGGCGAGGGACCTGCCGTCATCCTGCTGCACGGTCATCCGCGCACGCACACGACGTGGCACCGCGTGGCGCCCCTGCTGGCCCAGGATTTCACCGTGGTGTGCCCGGACCTGCGCGGTTACGGACAGTCGTCGAAACCTCCGCCCGACAGCGCCCACCATGCCTACAGCGACCGCACCATGGCCAGGGACATCGTTCGCCTGATGGAGGAGCTGGGCCATGAACGGTTCGCCCTCGTCGGCCACGACCGCGGCAGCTACGTCGCCTATCGGGCCGCCCTCGACCACCCCGAGCACGTCACCCACCTGGCCGTCCTGGACGGCGTCCCGATCGTGGAGGCGCTGGAGCGGGCCGACGCAGCCTTCGCCCAGTCGTGGTGGCACTGGTTCTTCTTCGCCTCACCCCACGCGCACAGAGTAATCACTGCCGACCCGCTGGCGTGGTACCAGCCGGACCGCGATCGGATGGGGCAGGAGAACTACGACGACATGGTGGCCGCGGTGAGCGACCCGGACACGGTGCTGGCCATGCTGGAGGACTATCGGGCGAGCCTGCACGTCGATCGGGCCGTCGACGAGGCGGACCGTGCCTCAGGCCGACGCATCCGTTGCCCCACCCTCGTCGCCTGGTCCGCGCACGATGACCTCGAGGACCTCTACGGCGACCCGACCCTGATCTGGGCTCGCTGGTGTTCCGGACCCCTTTCTGGCGCCGTGATCGGTTCCGGGCATCACATGGCGGAGGAGGCACCTGGGCAGCTTGCGACGACGCTCACCGATTTCCTGCACGCCTAG
- a CDS encoding DHA2 family efflux MFS transporter permease subunit gives MTADADAAAPAQTLHAAPDDARVRLVLRVLTAAAFVVILNETLMVNALPRLMEVFQITAATGQWLTTGFLLTMAVVIPMTGWLLQRVSIQTAYALAIGTFAIGTTLCLLAPSFSILLLGRVVQAAGTAVMMPLLMTTIMALVPPQRRGRVMGNLTLAMSVAPAMGPTVSGVIMQLGSWRWLFGLVLPIAILMGLAGVRLLRGSEPGTPTRLDLLSVLFTALGFGGVVYGLSALGEASGGGAPIDPLWALLVGGLALALFGWRQVVLQRRDDPFLDLRTLTVSRYVVALGVLCLAFMGMLGAMLLLPIVMQDVRGMSVLQSGLMLMPGAVVMGLLGPAVGRLYDRVGPRPLVVPGSLVLVVAMGGLALSVQSSPWWVVLALHVVMSISLAFLFTPVFTSGLGSLPRRLASHGSALLGAAQQVAGAAGAAMAVAIMQLSSVALVADGAAPDDALGAGIRTALLVAAGLACVVAVLTLFVRRPLDDPQDSPHEPLAAH, from the coding sequence TTGACCGCCGACGCCGATGCCGCCGCACCCGCCCAGACCCTCCACGCCGCCCCGGACGATGCCCGGGTCCGGCTCGTCCTGCGGGTGCTGACGGCCGCGGCCTTCGTGGTCATCCTCAACGAGACGCTGATGGTGAACGCGCTGCCCCGGCTCATGGAGGTCTTCCAGATCACCGCCGCCACGGGCCAGTGGCTCACCACCGGCTTCCTGCTCACCATGGCCGTCGTCATCCCGATGACCGGGTGGCTGCTGCAGCGGGTGAGCATCCAGACGGCGTACGCGCTGGCCATCGGCACCTTCGCCATCGGCACGACCCTGTGCCTCCTCGCGCCCTCGTTCTCCATCCTCCTGCTCGGCCGCGTCGTCCAGGCGGCTGGCACCGCGGTGATGATGCCGCTGCTGATGACGACGATCATGGCGCTGGTCCCCCCGCAGCGGCGGGGTCGGGTGATGGGCAACCTCACCCTGGCCATGTCGGTCGCACCGGCGATGGGTCCGACCGTGTCTGGCGTCATCATGCAGCTGGGGTCCTGGCGTTGGCTGTTCGGCCTGGTCCTGCCCATCGCGATCCTGATGGGGCTGGCGGGCGTGCGTCTGCTGCGGGGCAGCGAGCCCGGCACCCCCACCCGCCTGGACCTGCTGTCGGTGCTCTTCACCGCGCTGGGCTTCGGAGGCGTCGTCTACGGGCTCTCGGCCCTCGGGGAGGCCTCCGGCGGTGGTGCCCCGATCGACCCGCTCTGGGCCCTCCTCGTGGGTGGGCTCGCGCTCGCCCTGTTCGGCTGGCGCCAGGTGGTGCTGCAGCGTCGCGACGACCCGTTCCTGGACCTGCGCACGCTGACCGTCTCGCGGTATGTCGTCGCGCTGGGCGTCCTGTGCCTGGCCTTCATGGGGATGCTGGGCGCCATGCTGCTCCTGCCCATCGTGATGCAGGACGTGCGCGGGATGAGCGTGCTGCAGTCCGGCCTGATGCTCATGCCGGGTGCGGTCGTGATGGGTCTGCTCGGCCCGGCGGTCGGCCGGCTCTACGACCGGGTCGGTCCGCGCCCGCTGGTGGTGCCCGGCTCCCTCGTCCTGGTGGTCGCGATGGGTGGGCTGGCCCTGTCGGTGCAGTCGTCCCCCTGGTGGGTCGTGCTCGCCCTGCACGTCGTGATGAGCATCTCCCTGGCCTTCCTCTTCACCCCCGTCTTCACCTCCGGTCTGGGTTCCCTGCCCCGGCGGCTGGCGTCGCACGGCAGTGCCCTGCTCGGAGCAGCCCAGCAGGTCGCCGGCGCCGCGGGTGCCGCGATGGCGGTGGCCATCATGCAGCTGAGCTCGGTCGCGCTGGTCGCGGACGGGGCCGCGCCGGACGACGCGCTCGGCGCTGGCATCCGCACCGCGCTGCTCGTCGCCGCCGGACTGGCCTGCGTCGTCGCCGTGCTGACCCTGTTCGTGCGGCGCCCGCTCGATGACCCCCAGGACAGCCCCCACGAGCCCCTCGCGGCCCACTGA